A single Lactuca sativa cultivar Salinas chromosome 8, Lsat_Salinas_v11, whole genome shotgun sequence DNA region contains:
- the LOC111893651 gene encoding uncharacterized protein LOC111893651 isoform X2, with translation MGTLMASWCLLNHPSKPKTTTRYEKINNGYLQSCIASTNSGNTCSDFESENLKSQNSVDLSWLPNYDNDNSASESHHHNREIDFDYSWLPDHIHSKSSNSRETGNDSWLPSASTLIVNGGDDDDDDDSWLPNYNDVKKNTSTIPSEPNNLCRSRKTSSFSPTHTVTNGNQSKEIINNNNNNNKHKKLKNEDHESVSSREEQIQHAKPLNKKPESSSSQGQVSPSNSNCSVETDSLGGVSTLCRRFQDLAESRNTNRKPKCSSGGNNNSERGAPPRTAAGNKNEFFSPICNAGDHQKVAGENKCFFHITVKPRLIRGRQAFNDFLNRMEQDKQRELECLAQRKPVSQFSYRGRIRALLRFRFIRPGAESKTHKLKLITKDHHKITELTTPVDKPHEIDTSSHSIHTIQLENYHDCVSDYSQSQSDWDDEEEEYDDDGSSWDMDPFDDWISEIARPKSYWECMRRARYHEMRYLYSYKQDLRELLERRCVVGFLSSDHKNKIDELMMSRVHRNEGLELRKEDMEKEEDEGGWSKVERKCWEYNEFIDQTRVQGERSYQSSSSIKMEQLDGVMMEKGKSISSCVDICK, from the exons ATGGGTACGTTAATGGCGTCTTGGTGTTTGCTCAATCATCCATCAAAACCCAAAACCACGACTCGGTATGAGAAAATCAACAATGGTTATCTTCAATCATGCATCGCGTCCACCAATTCAGGCAATACTTGTTCGGATTTTGAATCTGAAAATTTGAAATCCCAGAACAGTGTTGATTTGTCGTGGCTTCCTAATTACGATAACGACAACTCCGCCTCCGAATCTCATCATCACAATCGAGAAATTGATTTTGATTATTCATGGCTTCCTGATCACATCCACTCGAAATCCAGTAATTCTAGGGAAACGGGAAATGATTCATGGTTGCCCTCGGCGTCTACCCTAATTGTCAACGgcggagatgatgatgatgatgatgattcatGGCTTCCTAACTACAATGATGTCAAGAAGAACACTTCAACAATTCCCTCGGAACCCAATAATTTATGTCGTTCTCGGAAAACTTCAAGTTTCTCCCCCACCCACACTGTGACAAATGGGAATCAAAGCAaggagatcatcaacaacaacaacaataacaataaGCATAAGAAATTGAAGAACGAAGACCATGAATCAGTATCTTCTCGTGAAGAACAAATCCAGCACGCTAAGCCATTGAATAAGAAACCAGAATCTTCAAGTTCTCAAGGACAAGTTTCTCCTTCTAATTCGAATTGCTCGGTTGAAACCGATAGTTTAGGTGGGGTGTCGACCCTCTGTAGAAGATTTCAAGACCTGGCTGAATCCAGGAACACTAACAGAAAACCAAAATGTTCCTCCGGTGGCAACAACAATTCCGAGAGGGGTGCGCCACCGCGCACAGCCGCCGGaaacaaaaatgaatttttttctcCGATTTGTAACGCCGGGGATCACCAGAAGGTCGCCGGAGAGAACAAATGCTTTTTTCATATCACAGTAAAACCCCGTTTGATACGAGGACGCCAAGCTTTCAACGATTTCCTCAATCGAATGGAACAAGATAAACAGCGTGAACTCGAATGTCTAGCTCAGAGAAAACCCGTCTCACAGTTTTCATATCGAGGACGTATTCGA GCTTTGCTTCGATTTAGATTCATAAGACCTGGCGCCGAATCCAAAACCCATAAACTGAAATTGATAACCAAAGATCATCACAAAATCACAGAATTGACAACACCCGTGGATAAACCCCATGAAATTGATACTTCATCTCACTCGATCCATACTATCCAATTAGAAAACTATCATGATTGTGTTAGTGATTACTCTCAATCACAGAGTGATtgggatgatgaagaagaagaatacgATGATGATGGATCATCTTGGGATATGGATCCATTTGATGATTGGATTAGCGAAATCGCGCGACCAAAAAGTTATTGGGAATGTATGAGGAGGGCTAGATACCATGAGATGCGTTACCTTTACTCCTACAAACAAGATCTTCGAGAACTTCTAGAAAG AAGATGCGTTGTGGGTTTTCTTTCTAGtgatcataagaacaagatagaCGAGTTAATGATGAGTCGGGTACATAGGAATGAAGGGCTGGAGTTGAGGAAAGAAGACATGGaaaaggaagaagatgaaggtgGTTGGAGCAAAGTTGAGAGAAAATGTTGGGAATACAATGAGTTTATTGATCAAACCAGAGTTCAAGGAGAAAGATCTTATCAAAGTTCGTCTTCCATA AAGATGGAGCAACTCGATGGAGTGATGATGGAAAAGGGGAAATCAATATCGAGTTGTGTGGACAtatgcaagtga
- the LOC111893651 gene encoding uncharacterized protein LOC111893651 isoform X3, producing the protein MGTLMASWCLLNHPSKPKTTTRYEKINNGYLQSCIASTNSGNTCSDFESENLKSQNSVDLSWLPNYDNDNSASESHHHNREIDFDYSWLPDHIHSKSSNSRETGNDSWLPSASTLIVNGGDDDDDDDSWLPNYNDVKKNTSTIPSEPNNLCRSRKTSSFSPTHTVTNGNQSKEIINNNNNNNKHKKLKNEDHESVSSREEQIQHAKPLNKKPESSSSQGQVSPSNSNCSVETDSLGGVSTLCRRFQDLAESRNTNRKPKCSSGGNNNSERGAPPRTAAGNKNEFFSPICNAGDHQKVAGENKCFFHITVKPRLIRGRQAFNDFLNRMEQDKQRELECLAQRKPVSQFSYRGRIRALLRFRFIRPGAESKTHKLKLITKDHHKITELTTPVDKPHEIDTSSHSIHTIQLENYHDCVSDYSQSQSDWDDEEEEYDDDGSSWDMDPFDDWISEIARPKSYWECMRRARYHEMRYLYSYKQDLRELLERRCVVGFLSSDHKNKIDELMMSRVHRNEGLELRKEDMEKEEDEGGWSKVERKCWEYNEFIDQTRVQGERSYQSSSSIMEQLDGVMMEKGKSISSCVDICK; encoded by the exons ATGGGTACGTTAATGGCGTCTTGGTGTTTGCTCAATCATCCATCAAAACCCAAAACCACGACTCGGTATGAGAAAATCAACAATGGTTATCTTCAATCATGCATCGCGTCCACCAATTCAGGCAATACTTGTTCGGATTTTGAATCTGAAAATTTGAAATCCCAGAACAGTGTTGATTTGTCGTGGCTTCCTAATTACGATAACGACAACTCCGCCTCCGAATCTCATCATCACAATCGAGAAATTGATTTTGATTATTCATGGCTTCCTGATCACATCCACTCGAAATCCAGTAATTCTAGGGAAACGGGAAATGATTCATGGTTGCCCTCGGCGTCTACCCTAATTGTCAACGgcggagatgatgatgatgatgatgattcatGGCTTCCTAACTACAATGATGTCAAGAAGAACACTTCAACAATTCCCTCGGAACCCAATAATTTATGTCGTTCTCGGAAAACTTCAAGTTTCTCCCCCACCCACACTGTGACAAATGGGAATCAAAGCAaggagatcatcaacaacaacaacaataacaataaGCATAAGAAATTGAAGAACGAAGACCATGAATCAGTATCTTCTCGTGAAGAACAAATCCAGCACGCTAAGCCATTGAATAAGAAACCAGAATCTTCAAGTTCTCAAGGACAAGTTTCTCCTTCTAATTCGAATTGCTCGGTTGAAACCGATAGTTTAGGTGGGGTGTCGACCCTCTGTAGAAGATTTCAAGACCTGGCTGAATCCAGGAACACTAACAGAAAACCAAAATGTTCCTCCGGTGGCAACAACAATTCCGAGAGGGGTGCGCCACCGCGCACAGCCGCCGGaaacaaaaatgaatttttttctcCGATTTGTAACGCCGGGGATCACCAGAAGGTCGCCGGAGAGAACAAATGCTTTTTTCATATCACAGTAAAACCCCGTTTGATACGAGGACGCCAAGCTTTCAACGATTTCCTCAATCGAATGGAACAAGATAAACAGCGTGAACTCGAATGTCTAGCTCAGAGAAAACCCGTCTCACAGTTTTCATATCGAGGACGTATTCGA GCTTTGCTTCGATTTAGATTCATAAGACCTGGCGCCGAATCCAAAACCCATAAACTGAAATTGATAACCAAAGATCATCACAAAATCACAGAATTGACAACACCCGTGGATAAACCCCATGAAATTGATACTTCATCTCACTCGATCCATACTATCCAATTAGAAAACTATCATGATTGTGTTAGTGATTACTCTCAATCACAGAGTGATtgggatgatgaagaagaagaatacgATGATGATGGATCATCTTGGGATATGGATCCATTTGATGATTGGATTAGCGAAATCGCGCGACCAAAAAGTTATTGGGAATGTATGAGGAGGGCTAGATACCATGAGATGCGTTACCTTTACTCCTACAAACAAGATCTTCGAGAACTTCTAGAAAG AAGATGCGTTGTGGGTTTTCTTTCTAGtgatcataagaacaagatagaCGAGTTAATGATGAGTCGGGTACATAGGAATGAAGGGCTGGAGTTGAGGAAAGAAGACATGGaaaaggaagaagatgaaggtgGTTGGAGCAAAGTTGAGAGAAAATGTTGGGAATACAATGAGTTTATTGATCAAACCAGAGTTCAAGGAGAAAGATCTTATCAAAGTTCGTCTTCCATA ATGGAGCAACTCGATGGAGTGATGATGGAAAAGGGGAAATCAATATCGAGTTGTGTGGACAtatgcaagtga
- the LOC111893651 gene encoding uncharacterized protein LOC111893651 isoform X4 → MGTLMASWCLLNHPSKPKTTTRYEKINNGYLQSCIASTNSGNTCSDFESENLKSQNSVDLSWLPNYDNDNSASESHHHNREIDFDYSWLPDHIHSKSSNSRETGNDSWLPSASTLIVNGGDDDDDDDSWLPNYNDVKKNTSTIPSEPNNLCRSRKTSSFSPTHTVTNGNQSKEIINNNNNNNKHKKLKNEDHESVSSREEQIQHAKPLNKKPESSSSQGQVSPSNSNCSVETDSLGGVSTLCRRFQDLAESRNTNRKPKCSSGGNNNSERGAPPRTAAGNKNEFFSPICNAGDHQKVAGENKCFFHITVKPRLIRGRQAFNDFLNRMEQDKQRELECLAQRKPVSQFSYRGRIRALLRFRFIRPGAESKTHKLKLITKDHHKITELTTPVDKPHEIDTSSHSIHTIQLENYHDCVSDYSQSQSDWDDEEEEYDDDGSSWDMDPFDDWISEIARPKSYWECMRRARYHEMRYLYSYKQDLRELLERRCVVGFLSSDHKNKIDELMMSRVHRNEGLELRKEDMEKEEDEGGWSKVERKCWEYNEFIDQTRVQGERSYQSSSSIVSY, encoded by the exons ATGGGTACGTTAATGGCGTCTTGGTGTTTGCTCAATCATCCATCAAAACCCAAAACCACGACTCGGTATGAGAAAATCAACAATGGTTATCTTCAATCATGCATCGCGTCCACCAATTCAGGCAATACTTGTTCGGATTTTGAATCTGAAAATTTGAAATCCCAGAACAGTGTTGATTTGTCGTGGCTTCCTAATTACGATAACGACAACTCCGCCTCCGAATCTCATCATCACAATCGAGAAATTGATTTTGATTATTCATGGCTTCCTGATCACATCCACTCGAAATCCAGTAATTCTAGGGAAACGGGAAATGATTCATGGTTGCCCTCGGCGTCTACCCTAATTGTCAACGgcggagatgatgatgatgatgatgattcatGGCTTCCTAACTACAATGATGTCAAGAAGAACACTTCAACAATTCCCTCGGAACCCAATAATTTATGTCGTTCTCGGAAAACTTCAAGTTTCTCCCCCACCCACACTGTGACAAATGGGAATCAAAGCAaggagatcatcaacaacaacaacaataacaataaGCATAAGAAATTGAAGAACGAAGACCATGAATCAGTATCTTCTCGTGAAGAACAAATCCAGCACGCTAAGCCATTGAATAAGAAACCAGAATCTTCAAGTTCTCAAGGACAAGTTTCTCCTTCTAATTCGAATTGCTCGGTTGAAACCGATAGTTTAGGTGGGGTGTCGACCCTCTGTAGAAGATTTCAAGACCTGGCTGAATCCAGGAACACTAACAGAAAACCAAAATGTTCCTCCGGTGGCAACAACAATTCCGAGAGGGGTGCGCCACCGCGCACAGCCGCCGGaaacaaaaatgaatttttttctcCGATTTGTAACGCCGGGGATCACCAGAAGGTCGCCGGAGAGAACAAATGCTTTTTTCATATCACAGTAAAACCCCGTTTGATACGAGGACGCCAAGCTTTCAACGATTTCCTCAATCGAATGGAACAAGATAAACAGCGTGAACTCGAATGTCTAGCTCAGAGAAAACCCGTCTCACAGTTTTCATATCGAGGACGTATTCGA GCTTTGCTTCGATTTAGATTCATAAGACCTGGCGCCGAATCCAAAACCCATAAACTGAAATTGATAACCAAAGATCATCACAAAATCACAGAATTGACAACACCCGTGGATAAACCCCATGAAATTGATACTTCATCTCACTCGATCCATACTATCCAATTAGAAAACTATCATGATTGTGTTAGTGATTACTCTCAATCACAGAGTGATtgggatgatgaagaagaagaatacgATGATGATGGATCATCTTGGGATATGGATCCATTTGATGATTGGATTAGCGAAATCGCGCGACCAAAAAGTTATTGGGAATGTATGAGGAGGGCTAGATACCATGAGATGCGTTACCTTTACTCCTACAAACAAGATCTTCGAGAACTTCTAGAAAG AAGATGCGTTGTGGGTTTTCTTTCTAGtgatcataagaacaagatagaCGAGTTAATGATGAGTCGGGTACATAGGAATGAAGGGCTGGAGTTGAGGAAAGAAGACATGGaaaaggaagaagatgaaggtgGTTGGAGCAAAGTTGAGAGAAAATGTTGGGAATACAATGAGTTTATTGATCAAACCAGAGTTCAAGGAGAAAGATCTTATCAAAGTTCGTCTTCCATAGTGAGTTATT AA
- the LOC111893651 gene encoding uncharacterized protein LOC111893651 isoform X1, giving the protein MGTLMASWCLLNHPSKPKTTTRYEKINNGYLQSCIASTNSGNTCSDFESENLKSQNSVDLSWLPNYDNDNSASESHHHNREIDFDYSWLPDHIHSKSSNSRETGNDSWLPSASTLIVNGGDDDDDDDSWLPNYNDVKKNTSTIPSEPNNLCRSRKTSSFSPTHTVTNGNQSKEIINNNNNNNKHKKLKNEDHESVSSREEQIQHAKPLNKKPESSSSQGQVSPSNSNCSVETDSLGGVSTLCRRFQDLAESRNTNRKPKCSSGGNNNSERGAPPRTAAGNKNEFFSPICNAGDHQKVAGENKCFFHITVKPRLIRGRQAFNDFLNRMEQDKQRELECLAQRKPVSQFSYRGRIRALLRFRFIRPGAESKTHKLKLITKDHHKITELTTPVDKPHEIDTSSHSIHTIQLENYHDCVSDYSQSQSDWDDEEEEYDDDGSSWDMDPFDDWISEIARPKSYWECMRRARYHEMRYLYSYKQDLRELLERRCVVGFLSSDHKNKIDELMMSRVHRNEGLELRKEDMEKEEDEGGWSKVERKCWEYNEFIDQTRVQGERSYQSSSSIVSYYGATRWSDDGKGEINIELCGHMQVKMQWCFMNQCFEYV; this is encoded by the exons ATGGGTACGTTAATGGCGTCTTGGTGTTTGCTCAATCATCCATCAAAACCCAAAACCACGACTCGGTATGAGAAAATCAACAATGGTTATCTTCAATCATGCATCGCGTCCACCAATTCAGGCAATACTTGTTCGGATTTTGAATCTGAAAATTTGAAATCCCAGAACAGTGTTGATTTGTCGTGGCTTCCTAATTACGATAACGACAACTCCGCCTCCGAATCTCATCATCACAATCGAGAAATTGATTTTGATTATTCATGGCTTCCTGATCACATCCACTCGAAATCCAGTAATTCTAGGGAAACGGGAAATGATTCATGGTTGCCCTCGGCGTCTACCCTAATTGTCAACGgcggagatgatgatgatgatgatgattcatGGCTTCCTAACTACAATGATGTCAAGAAGAACACTTCAACAATTCCCTCGGAACCCAATAATTTATGTCGTTCTCGGAAAACTTCAAGTTTCTCCCCCACCCACACTGTGACAAATGGGAATCAAAGCAaggagatcatcaacaacaacaacaataacaataaGCATAAGAAATTGAAGAACGAAGACCATGAATCAGTATCTTCTCGTGAAGAACAAATCCAGCACGCTAAGCCATTGAATAAGAAACCAGAATCTTCAAGTTCTCAAGGACAAGTTTCTCCTTCTAATTCGAATTGCTCGGTTGAAACCGATAGTTTAGGTGGGGTGTCGACCCTCTGTAGAAGATTTCAAGACCTGGCTGAATCCAGGAACACTAACAGAAAACCAAAATGTTCCTCCGGTGGCAACAACAATTCCGAGAGGGGTGCGCCACCGCGCACAGCCGCCGGaaacaaaaatgaatttttttctcCGATTTGTAACGCCGGGGATCACCAGAAGGTCGCCGGAGAGAACAAATGCTTTTTTCATATCACAGTAAAACCCCGTTTGATACGAGGACGCCAAGCTTTCAACGATTTCCTCAATCGAATGGAACAAGATAAACAGCGTGAACTCGAATGTCTAGCTCAGAGAAAACCCGTCTCACAGTTTTCATATCGAGGACGTATTCGA GCTTTGCTTCGATTTAGATTCATAAGACCTGGCGCCGAATCCAAAACCCATAAACTGAAATTGATAACCAAAGATCATCACAAAATCACAGAATTGACAACACCCGTGGATAAACCCCATGAAATTGATACTTCATCTCACTCGATCCATACTATCCAATTAGAAAACTATCATGATTGTGTTAGTGATTACTCTCAATCACAGAGTGATtgggatgatgaagaagaagaatacgATGATGATGGATCATCTTGGGATATGGATCCATTTGATGATTGGATTAGCGAAATCGCGCGACCAAAAAGTTATTGGGAATGTATGAGGAGGGCTAGATACCATGAGATGCGTTACCTTTACTCCTACAAACAAGATCTTCGAGAACTTCTAGAAAG AAGATGCGTTGTGGGTTTTCTTTCTAGtgatcataagaacaagatagaCGAGTTAATGATGAGTCGGGTACATAGGAATGAAGGGCTGGAGTTGAGGAAAGAAGACATGGaaaaggaagaagatgaaggtgGTTGGAGCAAAGTTGAGAGAAAATGTTGGGAATACAATGAGTTTATTGATCAAACCAGAGTTCAAGGAGAAAGATCTTATCAAAGTTCGTCTTCCATAGTGAGTTATT ATGGAGCAACTCGATGGAGTGATGATGGAAAAGGGGAAATCAATATCGAGTTGTGTGGACAtatgcaagtgaaaatgcaaTGGTGTTTTATGAATCAATGTTTTGAATATGTTTAG